A genomic stretch from Candidatus Eremiobacterota bacterium includes:
- a CDS encoding TonB-dependent receptor codes for MAIPHSVRRGIVAVLLLIAFVLQGTTSVLAGTTGAITGTVVDPASNQPVSGAKVTAASPSQTATATSDATGRFSFISLNPDTYTVSTPATSAREAASISGVTVQADQTINVSLTQPQKLKVIGAVTSRAAAALVKPGTTADVYSINAVTQDKASAVGGGGNLNTAWSAITTVPGVFISPNQTGYIGAGATISIRGGDYDQIGYELDGIPVNRAFDNYPSGPLSSLGQQELQVYTGATPANSEAEGISGYINQVIRTGTAPASRNLTLAIGTPIFYNKIAFEAGGANPARTFSYYLGAGAYNQDFRYYDQYNGASLQQNWGSPLGACDGVTHFPGCFGPNGQDYTNGGKTPAYALGPYNVAPGGVCCGVTGLQDRDTVANFHFGIPRKDGNRDDVQVLLDINFINNPAYTSTNDQGGAAFLDAIGAAHTYVDGYNFTGQPVGTLLPANYAGGGVTPYLFPQSPGGRPFGVNIEPDRRDAFVNNQGIFKAQYQRNFGTNAFLRVYGYTYYSDWLQTGPQSTQMNYLGYVPSDYELHAHTRGVSAQFSDQLNAQHLLSIQGSYTTSSTLRDNNSGIGKTGAVGWLVSSAAPLSGICYTAAGVATNCISHNNGAPATFSLKQGYNGTVVPADTLGVGGLCGAGACQYLLAENGVAATYNTVTPKFGSFSITDQWKPTDRLNLNLGLRYDSFVFNGSDTTASPARAMWYNAWNLANPTNILVNPGAGQVESYSELQPRLGMTYTVNPSTVLRASYGRYAQAPNSAFEQYNFLQQNSTASLARFGKFGLPTTPGHPVRPEVSNNYDLSYEHSFGRDTSVKFTPFLRKTQDQIQQFFLDQKTNFVSGLNVGRQTSEGVELEVDKGDFSRNGLAGRLSFTYTNSYINYTRLGNGGTIIDGFNTNIAAYNALTKAGGGSPCYTAAGAADPACAAGSIANPYYNAPIQPLMDVNANYPTFDTFPGGIGAGGYESFGAPFVSTLVVQYKHGPLAITPALQFFGGQRYGVPLSTPGIDPTAGCGALPGTTANDPRYRYGAAGGAPYDATTCGGQIAIPDPYTGRFDGVGGFVAPNSILLHTQVTYDVNKRVTLVANFANIINRCWGGTAVGFTVNRACQYTATYGAGAGPQPIGNQFNPGWAIQPFLRAPYDPQFPSYPFNMFFEARIKI; via the coding sequence GTGGCAATACCTCATTCGGTGAGGCGAGGGATCGTTGCGGTTCTGTTGCTCATCGCGTTCGTGCTCCAGGGAACGACAAGCGTTCTGGCAGGCACGACCGGTGCGATCACAGGGACCGTCGTCGATCCGGCGTCGAACCAGCCCGTCTCCGGCGCGAAAGTCACGGCTGCGAGCCCCTCGCAGACCGCGACCGCGACGTCCGACGCGACCGGGCGTTTCTCATTCATCTCGCTGAACCCCGACACGTACACGGTCTCGACCCCGGCGACGTCAGCGCGCGAAGCCGCATCGATCAGTGGCGTGACGGTGCAGGCGGACCAGACGATCAACGTCTCGCTGACGCAGCCGCAGAAGCTCAAAGTCATCGGTGCGGTGACTTCGCGCGCGGCGGCCGCACTGGTGAAACCGGGTACGACGGCGGACGTCTACTCGATCAACGCCGTGACGCAGGACAAGGCCTCCGCCGTCGGTGGCGGCGGTAACCTGAACACCGCCTGGTCCGCGATCACGACGGTTCCCGGCGTGTTCATCTCGCCGAACCAAACCGGTTACATCGGGGCCGGCGCGACGATCAGCATCCGCGGCGGCGACTACGACCAGATCGGTTACGAGCTGGACGGTATCCCCGTCAACCGCGCGTTCGACAACTACCCCTCGGGCCCGTTGTCTTCGCTCGGCCAGCAGGAGCTGCAAGTCTACACCGGCGCGACGCCGGCGAACTCGGAAGCCGAAGGCATCTCGGGTTACATCAACCAGGTCATCCGCACCGGCACCGCGCCGGCCTCGCGGAACCTGACGCTCGCGATCGGCACGCCGATCTTCTACAACAAGATCGCGTTCGAAGCGGGCGGCGCGAACCCGGCCCGTACGTTCTCGTACTACCTCGGCGCCGGCGCGTACAACCAAGACTTCCGGTACTACGATCAGTACAACGGTGCGAGCCTGCAGCAAAACTGGGGTTCGCCGCTCGGCGCCTGCGACGGCGTGACGCATTTCCCGGGTTGCTTCGGCCCGAACGGACAAGACTACACCAACGGCGGAAAGACGCCCGCTTACGCGCTCGGCCCGTACAACGTCGCCCCCGGCGGCGTATGCTGCGGTGTGACCGGACTGCAAGATCGCGACACCGTCGCGAACTTCCACTTCGGCATCCCGCGCAAGGACGGCAACCGCGACGACGTCCAGGTGTTGTTGGACATCAACTTCATCAACAACCCGGCCTACACGTCGACCAACGATCAAGGCGGCGCGGCGTTCCTCGACGCGATCGGCGCAGCGCACACCTACGTCGACGGGTACAACTTCACCGGTCAGCCGGTGGGCACGCTGCTGCCCGCCAACTATGCGGGCGGCGGCGTAACGCCGTACCTCTTCCCGCAGTCTCCCGGTGGTCGCCCGTTCGGCGTAAACATCGAGCCGGACCGGCGCGATGCGTTCGTCAACAACCAGGGGATCTTCAAGGCCCAGTACCAGCGCAACTTCGGAACCAACGCGTTCCTGCGCGTGTACGGTTACACGTACTACTCGGACTGGTTGCAGACCGGCCCGCAGTCGACGCAGATGAACTACCTCGGCTACGTGCCGTCGGACTACGAGCTGCACGCGCACACGCGCGGCGTGAGCGCGCAGTTCTCAGACCAGCTCAACGCGCAGCACCTGCTCTCGATCCAGGGCTCGTACACCACCTCGTCGACGCTGCGCGACAACAACTCCGGCATCGGGAAGACCGGCGCCGTCGGTTGGCTCGTCTCCTCGGCGGCACCGCTGAGCGGGATCTGCTACACCGCGGCCGGTGTCGCGACCAACTGCATCAGCCACAACAACGGCGCTCCGGCGACGTTCTCCCTTAAGCAGGGGTACAACGGCACGGTGGTGCCCGCCGATACGCTTGGCGTCGGTGGCCTTTGCGGCGCGGGAGCGTGCCAGTATCTCCTCGCGGAGAACGGCGTGGCGGCGACGTACAACACCGTGACGCCGAAGTTCGGCTCGTTCTCGATCACCGATCAGTGGAAACCCACCGATCGCTTGAACCTCAACCTCGGGCTGCGCTACGACAGCTTCGTGTTCAACGGTTCCGACACGACGGCATCGCCGGCGCGGGCCATGTGGTACAACGCGTGGAACCTCGCCAACCCGACGAACATCCTGGTCAACCCGGGCGCCGGGCAGGTCGAGTCGTACAGCGAGCTGCAGCCGCGCCTCGGCATGACGTACACCGTCAACCCGAGCACGGTGCTGCGCGCGAGCTACGGCCGCTACGCCCAGGCTCCGAACAGCGCGTTCGAGCAGTACAACTTCCTGCAGCAGAACAGCACCGCGTCGCTGGCGCGGTTCGGCAAATTCGGTCTGCCGACCACGCCGGGGCACCCGGTGCGGCCGGAAGTCTCGAACAACTACGACCTCTCGTACGAGCACTCGTTCGGGCGTGATACGTCGGTGAAGTTCACGCCGTTCCTGCGCAAGACGCAGGACCAGATCCAGCAGTTCTTCCTCGACCAGAAGACCAACTTCGTGTCGGGGCTGAACGTCGGCCGGCAGACGTCGGAAGGCGTGGAGCTGGAGGTCGACAAGGGCGACTTCTCGCGCAACGGGCTCGCCGGACGGTTGTCGTTCACCTACACGAACAGCTACATCAACTACACGCGCCTCGGTAACGGCGGCACAATCATCGACGGGTTCAACACGAACATCGCCGCGTACAACGCCCTGACCAAGGCGGGCGGCGGTTCGCCGTGCTACACGGCGGCCGGTGCCGCCGATCCGGCGTGTGCGGCGGGGTCGATTGCGAACCCGTACTACAACGCCCCGATTCAGCCGCTGATGGACGTCAACGCCAACTACCCGACGTTCGACACCTTCCCCGGCGGCATCGGCGCGGGTGGATACGAGTCGTTCGGCGCACCGTTCGTGTCGACGCTGGTCGTGCAGTACAAGCACGGTCCGCTCGCGATCACGCCGGCGCTGCAGTTCTTCGGCGGACAGCGCTACGGCGTGCCGCTGTCGACGCCTGGCATCGATCCGACCGCGGGTTGCGGCGCACTCCCCGGTACGACTGCCAACGATCCGCGGTACCGCTACGGCGCAGCGGGCGGCGCTCCGTACGACGCCACGACGTGCGGCGGCCAAATCGCAATCCCGGACCCGTATACGGGCCGTTTCGACGGTGTCGGCGGGTTCGTCGCACCGAACTCGATCCTGCTCCACACGCAGGTGACGTACGACGTGAACAAGCGCGTCACGCTCGTCGCCAACTTCGCGAACATCATCAACCGCTGCTGGGGCGGAACGGCGGTCGGGTTTACCGTCAACCGTGCGTGCCAGTACACGGCCACGTACGGCGCCGGTGCCGGTCCTCAACCGATCGGGAACCAGTTCAACCCCGGATGGGCGATTCAGCCGTTCCTCCGGGCGCCGTACGACCCGCAGTTCCCGAGCTACCCGTTCAATATGTTCTTTGAGGCGCGGATCAAAATCTAG
- the sucD gene encoding succinate--CoA ligase subunit alpha, producing the protein MAIFLDKNSKVIVQGITGREGAFHTQRMLAYGTKIAGGVTPGKGGTTIETGQPVFDTVKDAVEATGATHSIIFVPPFAGADALWEAHDAGITLAVCITEGIPAHDMLRVVNTTPGMRIIGPNCPGLISPGTSLLGIMPAHVFKEGNVGMISRSGTLTYEIVDGLTRAGFGQSTCVGIGGDPIIGTTFVDCLRAFATDPETLAIVVAGEIGGSDEEDAAEFVKAHVADKPVVAFIGGRSAPKGKRLGHAGAIISGNTGTPESKVKAFGAAGVPVADRPSDIPKLLAERLKPVPA; encoded by the coding sequence ATGGCTATCTTCTTGGACAAGAACTCGAAAGTGATCGTGCAAGGGATCACGGGGCGCGAGGGCGCGTTTCACACGCAGCGGATGCTCGCGTACGGGACGAAGATCGCCGGCGGCGTGACGCCCGGCAAGGGCGGCACGACGATCGAGACCGGTCAGCCGGTCTTCGACACGGTGAAGGACGCCGTCGAGGCGACCGGCGCGACGCACTCGATCATCTTCGTCCCGCCGTTCGCCGGCGCCGACGCGCTGTGGGAGGCGCACGACGCGGGGATCACGCTCGCGGTCTGCATCACCGAAGGGATCCCCGCGCACGACATGCTGCGCGTCGTCAACACGACGCCCGGGATGCGGATCATCGGCCCCAACTGCCCGGGGCTCATCTCGCCGGGCACGTCGCTGCTCGGGATCATGCCGGCGCACGTCTTCAAGGAAGGGAACGTCGGGATGATCTCGCGCTCGGGGACGCTGACGTACGAGATCGTCGACGGGCTCACGCGCGCCGGTTTCGGCCAGTCCACCTGCGTGGGGATCGGCGGCGACCCGATCATCGGGACCACCTTCGTGGACTGCCTGCGCGCGTTCGCGACCGACCCCGAGACGCTGGCGATCGTCGTCGCCGGCGAGATCGGCGGCTCGGACGAAGAAGACGCCGCGGAGTTCGTCAAAGCGCACGTCGCCGACAAACCGGTGGTCGCGTTCATCGGCGGCCGCTCTGCGCCGAAGGGAAAGCGGCTCGGCCACGCCGGCGCGATCATCTCCGGTAACACCGGGACGCCGGAGTCGAAGGTCAAGGCGTTCGGCGCGGCCGGCGTTCCGGTCGCCGACCGGCCCTCGGACATCCCGAAGCTGTTGGCGGAGCGCCTCAAGCCGGTTCCCGCATAG
- the sucC gene encoding ADP-forming succinate--CoA ligase subunit beta, translating to MKLMEYQGKDLFRRVGIPTPNGVYATDPKEVSSYVAAHPGSWVLKSQVMMGGRGKAGGIKFADDAQQGEAFARELIGKVLKSVQNPDGEEVRSLLVEEKVDIASEAYVSITIDRAARKPVVIVTSQGGMDVEEVAETHPDAISKYWIDPAIGYSPFMGRLLAFRAKLPAGYRKAFPSILGALYALFMDYGANLVEINPLVLTKDGRVIASDAKVELDDNALYKHPDVAEWNQRSPADEDQAAAVAIGLGMSNYARLGGTIGVIANGAGLGMGTMDAIRNAGGEAANFLDIGGGAQAELVKKSYDLVTGDPKVKAMFINIFGGITRGDQVAKGIVEALKGGDVREVPLVVRLTGTNAEEGRRILDEAGFVPVETMDEGAARAVALANGTK from the coding sequence ATGAAGCTGATGGAGTACCAGGGCAAGGACCTGTTCCGGCGCGTCGGGATCCCGACCCCGAACGGCGTCTACGCCACCGATCCGAAAGAAGTGTCGTCGTACGTCGCCGCGCACCCCGGATCGTGGGTGCTCAAGAGCCAGGTGATGATGGGCGGCCGCGGCAAGGCCGGCGGAATCAAGTTCGCCGACGACGCGCAGCAGGGCGAGGCGTTCGCGCGCGAGCTGATCGGCAAGGTGCTCAAGTCCGTGCAGAATCCCGACGGCGAGGAAGTGCGCTCGCTGCTGGTCGAGGAGAAGGTCGACATCGCGAGCGAGGCCTACGTCTCGATCACGATCGACCGCGCGGCGCGCAAGCCGGTCGTCATCGTCACCTCGCAGGGCGGGATGGACGTCGAGGAGGTCGCCGAGACGCATCCCGACGCGATCTCGAAGTACTGGATCGATCCCGCGATCGGCTACTCGCCGTTCATGGGGCGGCTGCTCGCCTTTCGCGCGAAGCTTCCCGCCGGCTATCGCAAGGCGTTTCCGTCGATCCTCGGCGCGCTCTACGCGCTGTTCATGGACTACGGCGCCAACTTGGTCGAGATCAACCCGCTCGTGCTCACGAAAGACGGGCGCGTGATCGCGAGCGACGCGAAGGTCGAGCTCGACGACAACGCGCTCTACAAGCATCCCGACGTCGCGGAGTGGAACCAGCGCTCGCCGGCCGACGAAGACCAAGCGGCGGCGGTAGCGATCGGCCTCGGCATGTCGAACTACGCGCGGCTCGGCGGGACGATCGGCGTGATCGCGAACGGCGCCGGGCTTGGGATGGGGACGATGGACGCGATCCGCAACGCCGGCGGCGAAGCGGCGAACTTCCTCGACATCGGCGGCGGCGCGCAAGCCGAGCTCGTGAAGAAGAGCTACGACCTCGTCACCGGCGATCCCAAGGTGAAGGCGATGTTCATCAACATCTTCGGCGGGATCACGCGCGGCGACCAAGTCGCCAAAGGCATCGTCGAAGCGCTCAAGGGCGGCGACGTGCGCGAGGTTCCGCTCGTCGTGCGGCTGACGGGGACGAACGCGGAAGAAGGCCGCCGCATCTTGGACGAGGCCGGCTTCGTGCCGGTCGAGACGATGGACGAAGGCGCCGCGCGCGCCGTCGCGCTCGCGAACGGAACGAAATAA
- a CDS encoding DUF393 domain-containing protein produces the protein MCDARAVVLFDGVCNLCNGAVRFIAANDPAGRFAFLSLQSPRARALLGERPSTGWGEADPAEPDSVVLLQDGVLYERSDAILHVALGLRAPWPLAFAAILVPRAWRDAAYRWIARNRYRWFGRTEACQIPAPELRARFLDEAPDEQP, from the coding sequence GTGTGCGATGCGCGCGCCGTCGTCTTGTTCGACGGCGTCTGCAACCTGTGCAACGGCGCCGTCCGGTTCATCGCGGCGAACGATCCCGCCGGGCGCTTCGCGTTTCTCTCGCTGCAGTCGCCGCGCGCGCGGGCGCTGCTCGGCGAGCGTCCTTCGACCGGCTGGGGAGAAGCCGATCCCGCCGAGCCGGACTCCGTCGTGCTGCTGCAGGACGGCGTGCTGTACGAGCGCAGCGACGCGATTCTGCACGTCGCGCTCGGGCTACGCGCGCCGTGGCCGCTGGCGTTCGCCGCGATCCTCGTCCCGCGCGCGTGGCGTGACGCGGCCTACCGCTGGATCGCGCGCAACCGCTACCGCTGGTTCGGCCGCACCGAGGCGTGCCAAATTCCCGCGCCGGAGCTGCGCGCGCGCTTTCTCGACGAGGCGCCGGACGAGCAGCCTTAG
- a CDS encoding acyl-CoA dehydrogenase family protein, which translates to MEERTAPAFEPTDDQRAIGDVAAEIAQREIAPHIAAWDKHHVFPRALYGKLTEAGLMGMLVPEQYGGVGADYVSYVLAIEELAKVDAGTAVTVSVHSMICGAIAMLGSAEQRDAWLETLATKDVIAGFGLTESDAGSDAAAIRSTARRDGAGWVLNGRKQWCTNGAHAGVVMAMFRTGGPGAKGISAFLVDTALPGVVVEKTTDKLGIHTSNTVDLAFDDVRAPAAALLGAEGAGFTQALMTLTSGRIGIAAQATGILAACLDASLAFAKDRTAFGKPIGAFEGISFKLARMATDLDAARLLVYRAAALADAGRPFVTEASKAKLFASTKAREHAAEAVQIHGGYGYTTEFPVERYYRDAKITEIYEGTSEIQQLVIARGLLGRLT; encoded by the coding sequence ATCGAAGAGCGCACCGCGCCGGCGTTCGAGCCGACCGACGACCAGCGCGCGATCGGCGACGTCGCCGCCGAGATCGCGCAGCGCGAGATCGCGCCGCACATCGCCGCGTGGGACAAGCACCACGTCTTCCCGCGCGCGCTGTACGGCAAGCTCACCGAGGCGGGATTGATGGGGATGCTCGTTCCCGAGCAGTACGGCGGCGTCGGCGCGGACTACGTCTCGTACGTGCTCGCGATCGAAGAGCTGGCGAAAGTCGACGCCGGAACCGCGGTGACCGTCTCGGTGCACTCGATGATCTGCGGCGCCATCGCGATGCTGGGCTCAGCCGAACAGCGCGACGCCTGGCTCGAGACGCTCGCGACGAAAGACGTCATCGCGGGGTTCGGGTTGACCGAGTCCGACGCGGGCTCCGACGCAGCGGCGATTCGCTCGACCGCGCGGCGCGACGGCGCGGGCTGGGTGCTCAACGGCCGCAAGCAGTGGTGCACCAACGGCGCGCACGCTGGGGTCGTGATGGCGATGTTCCGCACCGGCGGCCCCGGCGCGAAGGGCATCAGCGCGTTCCTCGTCGACACCGCGCTGCCCGGCGTCGTGGTCGAGAAGACGACCGACAAGCTCGGCATCCACACCTCGAACACGGTCGACCTCGCCTTCGACGACGTGCGCGCCCCGGCGGCGGCGCTGCTCGGCGCCGAAGGCGCGGGGTTCACCCAGGCGCTGATGACGCTGACCTCCGGACGGATCGGAATCGCCGCGCAGGCGACCGGCATTCTGGCGGCGTGTCTCGACGCGTCGCTCGCGTTCGCGAAGGACCGGACCGCGTTCGGCAAGCCGATCGGCGCGTTCGAAGGGATCTCGTTCAAGCTGGCGCGGATGGCGACCGATCTGGACGCGGCGCGGCTGCTCGTCTACCGTGCGGCGGCGCTCGCCGACGCGGGGCGGCCGTTCGTCACCGAAGCCTCGAAGGCGAAGCTGTTCGCTTCGACCAAAGCGCGCGAGCACGCGGCGGAAGCCGTGCAAATTCACGGCGGGTACGGCTACACAACCGAGTTCCCCGTCGAACGCTACTACCGCGACGCGAAGATCACCGAGATCTACGAGGGGACGTCGGAGATCCAGCAGCTGGTCATCGCGCGCGGGCTGCTGGGCCGGCTCACCTAA
- a CDS encoding 3-hydroxybutyryl-CoA dehydrogenase, translated as MGGGIAQVLAAKGHEVLLNDVDEARIRKGIDAIAKRLERDVEKGKIGAELRGEILSHIDARPHLRDLDVQLAIEAASERLDLKLDLFRFLDENTPPEAVLASNTSSISITVLGAVTSKPQNVVGMHFMNPVPVMKLVEVIRGIATSEATFALVRDLALALGKTPVEVRDFPGFISNRVLLPMINEAIYALYEGVASAEAIDTVMKLGMNHPMGPLTLADFIGLDTCLAIMNVLHEGFGDSKYRPCPLLKQYVAAGWLGKKSGRGFYDYATTSNGAARAVPAQTT; from the coding sequence ATGGGCGGCGGCATCGCGCAGGTGCTCGCCGCGAAGGGCCACGAGGTGTTGCTCAACGACGTCGACGAGGCGCGGATCCGCAAAGGGATCGACGCGATCGCCAAGCGCCTCGAGCGCGACGTCGAGAAGGGCAAGATCGGTGCCGAGCTGCGCGGCGAGATCCTTTCGCACATCGATGCTCGCCCGCACCTGCGCGACCTCGACGTGCAGCTCGCGATCGAGGCGGCCAGCGAACGGCTCGACCTGAAGCTCGACCTGTTCCGGTTCTTGGACGAGAACACGCCCCCGGAAGCGGTGCTGGCCTCCAACACCTCGTCGATCTCGATCACCGTCCTCGGCGCCGTGACCTCGAAGCCGCAGAACGTCGTCGGGATGCATTTCATGAACCCCGTGCCGGTGATGAAGCTCGTCGAGGTGATTCGCGGGATCGCGACCTCCGAGGCGACCTTCGCGCTCGTGCGCGACCTCGCGCTCGCGCTCGGCAAGACGCCGGTCGAAGTCCGCGACTTCCCCGGCTTCATCTCCAATCGCGTGCTGCTGCCGATGATCAACGAGGCGATCTACGCGCTCTACGAAGGCGTCGCGTCAGCCGAGGCGATCGACACGGTGATGAAGCTCGGGATGAACCATCCGATGGGACCGCTGACGCTGGCCGACTTCATCGGGCTCGACACGTGTCTGGCGATCATGAACGTGCTGCACGAGGGGTTCGGCGACTCGAAGTACCGGCCGTGTCCGTTGCTCAAGCAGTACGTCGCCGCGGGCTGGCTGGGGAAGAAGTCGGGGCGCGGGTTCTACGACTACGCGACCACGTCCAACGGAGCGGCGCGCGCGGTCCCCGCACAGACGACGTGA
- a CDS encoding cation transporter: protein MSAPAGGSTAKLKLALAATAGIAVLELAGGVRAGSLALISDAAHVTMDVVALAIALAAAVAAKKPATQRQTYGFARYEILAALANGGLLLGITVVIVVEAVKRLLHPQLPAGGIMVAVAAIGLAVNVVVGWSLSRDHHREDLNVRAAMLHIGGDALGAVAVIAGGIVIGLTGAGWLDPALALFVAAIILAGVAAVVRNAASVLLESAPDHAAVPAVRARIGLVGGVVGVHDLHVWTIGARNHALSAHVVLDDRKLSEASAILRSIDAAMRDDFAISHVTVQFECESCDPDTTIVCTQVGSASG, encoded by the coding sequence ATGAGCGCGCCCGCCGGCGGCTCGACGGCGAAGCTGAAGCTCGCGCTCGCCGCGACCGCCGGCATCGCCGTCCTCGAGCTCGCCGGCGGCGTGCGCGCCGGCTCGCTGGCGCTGATCTCGGACGCCGCGCACGTCACGATGGACGTGGTCGCGCTGGCGATCGCGCTCGCCGCCGCCGTCGCGGCGAAGAAGCCGGCGACGCAGCGCCAGACCTATGGCTTCGCGCGCTACGAGATCCTGGCCGCGCTTGCCAACGGCGGGCTGCTGCTCGGGATCACCGTGGTGATCGTGGTCGAGGCGGTCAAGCGGCTGCTCCACCCGCAGCTTCCGGCCGGCGGGATCATGGTCGCAGTCGCGGCGATCGGGCTGGCGGTGAACGTCGTGGTCGGCTGGTCGCTCTCCCGCGATCACCACCGTGAGGACTTGAACGTGCGCGCCGCGATGCTCCACATCGGCGGCGACGCGCTCGGCGCGGTCGCGGTGATCGCCGGGGGGATCGTGATCGGGCTGACCGGCGCGGGCTGGCTGGACCCGGCGCTCGCGCTGTTCGTCGCCGCGATCATCCTGGCCGGGGTCGCCGCGGTCGTGCGCAACGCGGCGTCGGTCCTGCTGGAAAGCGCCCCCGACCACGCCGCGGTTCCGGCAGTGCGGGCGCGGATCGGGTTGGTCGGCGGCGTCGTCGGAGTCCACGACCTGCACGTCTGGACGATCGGCGCCCGCAACCACGCGCTCTCGGCGCACGTCGTCCTCGACGACCGCAAGCTCAGCGAGGCGAGCGCGATCCTGCGCTCGATCGACGCCGCGATGCGGGACGACTTCGCAATCAGCCACGTCACGGTCCAGTTCGAGTGCGAGAGCTGCGACCCCGACACCACCATCGTGTGCACGCAGGTCGGTTCGGCGAGCGGCTGA
- a CDS encoding isoprenylcysteine carboxylmethyltransferase family protein — translation MTFSSFVFAKRGALLALPALALAALGKPSAFSVATGLPLAFAGEMLRMWAVGYSGVTTRGDEVTAPALVTAGPYAHVRNPLYVGNFVTAAGFALAFTGKNTLPARFVLVAGSLAAMLGVYAVIVPHEEAYLRATFGAQFDDYVARVPRVVPALEPSEPGHGSYDPDVIGKAESRTWVTFGAVLAVLALKALRA, via the coding sequence GTGACCTTCAGCTCGTTCGTGTTTGCCAAGCGCGGCGCGCTGCTCGCGCTGCCGGCGCTCGCGCTCGCGGCACTCGGCAAGCCCAGCGCGTTCTCGGTCGCGACCGGCTTGCCGCTCGCGTTCGCCGGCGAGATGCTGCGGATGTGGGCGGTCGGCTACAGCGGCGTGACGACGCGCGGTGACGAAGTCACCGCGCCCGCGCTCGTCACCGCGGGGCCGTACGCGCACGTGCGCAACCCGCTCTACGTCGGCAACTTCGTCACCGCGGCCGGGTTCGCGCTCGCGTTCACCGGCAAGAACACGTTGCCCGCGCGGTTCGTCCTCGTCGCCGGATCGCTGGCGGCGATGCTCGGCGTCTACGCGGTGATCGTTCCGCACGAGGAGGCGTACTTGCGCGCGACGTTCGGCGCGCAGTTCGACGACTACGTCGCGCGGGTCCCGCGGGTCGTTCCCGCGCTGGAACCGTCGGAGCCCGGCCACGGGTCCTACGATCCGGACGTGATCGGCAAGGCGGAGTCCCGAACGTGGGTGACGTTCGGCGCGGTGCTCGCGGTGCTGGCGCTCAAAGCGCTGCGCGCATGA
- a CDS encoding GDP-mannose 4,6-dehydratase encodes MRVLVTGASGFVGRHLTETLRARGHEVIGADHSGGEETLLVDVCDSLAVRGAVEVARPDAVAHLAAQAFVPASYDEPALSFGVNAGGTLNLLEALRAYAGENGSPRVLVVSSADVYGAQPREAYPLRETVLPRPKSPYAASKIAAESLTIAYARSYGVDAVVARPFNHVGPGQDSRFAVAAFAAQIAAVAAGGDAVVRVGNLESARDILDVRDVCEAYALLLEGRGDAGEIYNVCSGTATSMREILRRLIEIAHVAVEVREDTARMRAVDVPISVGDASKLHAATGWTPRIPLTAALRAVYDDARARVQVTL; translated from the coding sequence CTGCGCGTCCTCGTCACCGGTGCCAGCGGCTTCGTCGGCAGGCATTTGACCGAGACGCTGCGCGCACGGGGGCACGAGGTGATCGGCGCCGATCATTCCGGCGGCGAGGAGACGCTGCTGGTAGACGTCTGCGACTCGCTCGCCGTGCGTGGTGCCGTTGAGGTCGCGCGCCCCGACGCGGTCGCGCATCTCGCCGCGCAGGCGTTCGTCCCGGCCTCGTACGACGAGCCGGCGCTCAGCTTCGGCGTCAACGCCGGCGGCACGCTGAACCTGCTCGAAGCGCTGCGCGCGTACGCCGGGGAAAACGGCTCGCCGCGCGTGCTCGTCGTCAGCAGCGCGGACGTCTACGGCGCCCAGCCGCGGGAAGCGTACCCGCTGCGCGAGACGGTGTTGCCGCGGCCGAAGAGCCCGTACGCCGCCAGCAAGATCGCGGCGGAATCGCTGACGATCGCCTACGCGCGCTCGTACGGCGTCGACGCGGTGGTCGCGCGGCCGTTCAACCACGTCGGTCCGGGACAGGATTCGCGGTTCGCGGTTGCGGCGTTCGCTGCGCAGATCGCTGCGGTCGCGGCCGGTGGAGATGCGGTCGTGCGGGTCGGAAACCTCGAGAGCGCCCGCGACATCCTCGACGTGCGCGACGTGTGCGAGGCATATGCGCTGCTCCTCGAAGGGCGCGGCGACGCCGGCGAGATCTACAACGTCTGCAGCGGCACGGCGACGTCGATGCGCGAGATCTTGCGCCGGCTGATCGAGATCGCGCACGTCGCGGTGGAGGTCCGCGAAGATACGGCGCGCATGCGCGCGGTCGACGTTCCGATCAGCGTCGGCGACGCCTCGAAGCTCCACGCGGCGACCGGCTGGACGCCGCGCATTCCACTGACGGCCGCGCTGCGCGCGGTCTACGACGACGCGCGGGCGCGCGTGCAGGTGACCTTGTGA